In Spodoptera frugiperda isolate SF20-4 chromosome 1, AGI-APGP_CSIRO_Sfru_2.0, whole genome shotgun sequence, the following are encoded in one genomic region:
- the LOC118273192 gene encoding transcription factor glial cells missing 2 isoform X2 produces MAEGGVATPDWDINDAVVPRVAAFDTFGEWCDGHVRRVYPPGCEEARRHASGWAMRNTNNHNVHILKKSCLGVLVCSQRCRLPDGSRVHLRPAICDKARKKQQGKPCPNRLCNGGRLEVLPCRGHCGYPVTHFWRHTEHAIFFQAKGAHDHPRPEAKGASEVRRSLGAGRRVRGLALLLAREAAIADKILTGKPDKQMTHKVCNPHPQPPPLIPDNQRAVQLTCTCGPFECSCRWRPEQPAENYVTAAWSPAEPQYQGYAPPAHPAPPAPALQTQQHYDPTALPADDIFHPEEIFQLDQPIRLDFPLEEHTLESPPTFADLNGENSRPEEAYWMDWQRPAGSSESSQTPSPELFGGYPQTEFCEQGYIPQAYYPEGAQYYPTERTSPLMETQDQRYYRYGQDCAQTNVPDLQSWNYTDCAFTNDMSECKQYFDVQHQSVNGFTGLL; encoded by the exons ATGGCAGAGGGTGGCGTGGCGACTCCCGACTGGGACATCAACGACGCGGTGGTGCCTCGCGTGGCCGCCTTCGACACCTTCGGGGAGTGGTGTGACGGCCACGTGCGGCGGGTGTACCCCCCCGGCTGCGAGGAAGCACGCCGCCATGCCTCAGGCTGGGCCATGCGCAACACTAACAATCACAACGTCCACATCCTCAAGAAGAGCTGTCTTGGAGTCCTCGTATGCTCCCAACGCTGCCGCCTGCCCGATGGCTCCAGAGTCCATCTTCGACCCGCAATCTGTGACAAGGCCCGCAAAAAACAGCAGG GCAAGCCTTGTCCAAACCGCCTTTGTAACGGAGGACGATTAGAAGTACTGCCGTGTCGAGGACATTGCGGCTACCCAGTCACTCACTTCTGGCGTCACACAGAACACGCAATTTTCTTCCAAGCCAAGGGGGCGCACGACCACCCGCGCCCCGAGGCCAAGGGAGCCAGTGAAGTGCGACGGTCACTGGGAGCCGGGCGACGGGTGAGGGGACTGGCGTTACTACTAGCCAGAGAAGCAGCCATCGCAGATAAGATACTGACAGGGAAACCAGACAAACAGATGACACACAAAGTGTGCAACCCACATCCACAGCCCCCGCCGCTGATACCAGACAACCAAAGAG CAGTTCAACTGACGTGCACGTGTGGCCCATTCGAATGTTCGTGTCGGTGGCGTCCCGAGCAGCCTGCGGAGAACTATGTAACGGCGGCGTGGTCCCCGGCGGAGCCCCAGTACCAGGGCTACGCCCCGCCCGCAcaccccgcgccccccgcgcccgcgcTGCAAACACAGCAGCACTACGACCCAACCGCTTTACCGGCCGACGACATCTTCCACCCAGAAGAGATATTCCAATTAGATCAGCCGATTAGACTGGACTTCCCTCTCGAAGAGCACACGCTAGAGTCTCCGCCGACGTTCGCAGATCTCAATGGCGAAAACTCCAGGCCTGAAGAAGCTTACTGGATGGATTGGCAGCGACCTGCAGGTAGTTCTGAGTCGAGTCAGACGCCATCACCCGAACTGTTTGGAGGATATCCCCAGACGGAGTTCTGTGAGCAGGGTTACATCCCTCAAGCGTATTACCCTGAGGGTGCTCAGTACTATCCAACGGAGAGAACGTCCCCATTGATGGAGACGCAGGACCAAAGATATTACCGCTACGGACAGGACTGCGCGCAGACCAACGTCCCAGACCTGCAGTCCTGGAACTACACCGACTGCGCCTTCACAAATGATATGTCCGAGTGTAAGCAGTACTTTGATGTTCAACATCAGAGTGTCAACGGATTCACCGGACTCTTATAA
- the LOC118273192 gene encoding transcription factor glial cells missing 2 isoform X1 translates to MVILTSSRADMAEGGVATPDWDINDAVVPRVAAFDTFGEWCDGHVRRVYPPGCEEARRHASGWAMRNTNNHNVHILKKSCLGVLVCSQRCRLPDGSRVHLRPAICDKARKKQQGKPCPNRLCNGGRLEVLPCRGHCGYPVTHFWRHTEHAIFFQAKGAHDHPRPEAKGASEVRRSLGAGRRVRGLALLLAREAAIADKILTGKPDKQMTHKVCNPHPQPPPLIPDNQRAVQLTCTCGPFECSCRWRPEQPAENYVTAAWSPAEPQYQGYAPPAHPAPPAPALQTQQHYDPTALPADDIFHPEEIFQLDQPIRLDFPLEEHTLESPPTFADLNGENSRPEEAYWMDWQRPAGSSESSQTPSPELFGGYPQTEFCEQGYIPQAYYPEGAQYYPTERTSPLMETQDQRYYRYGQDCAQTNVPDLQSWNYTDCAFTNDMSECKQYFDVQHQSVNGFTGLL, encoded by the exons ATGGTTATCCT CACCAGCAGTCGCGCGGACATGGCAGAGGGTGGCGTGGCGACTCCCGACTGGGACATCAACGACGCGGTGGTGCCTCGCGTGGCCGCCTTCGACACCTTCGGGGAGTGGTGTGACGGCCACGTGCGGCGGGTGTACCCCCCCGGCTGCGAGGAAGCACGCCGCCATGCCTCAGGCTGGGCCATGCGCAACACTAACAATCACAACGTCCACATCCTCAAGAAGAGCTGTCTTGGAGTCCTCGTATGCTCCCAACGCTGCCGCCTGCCCGATGGCTCCAGAGTCCATCTTCGACCCGCAATCTGTGACAAGGCCCGCAAAAAACAGCAGG GCAAGCCTTGTCCAAACCGCCTTTGTAACGGAGGACGATTAGAAGTACTGCCGTGTCGAGGACATTGCGGCTACCCAGTCACTCACTTCTGGCGTCACACAGAACACGCAATTTTCTTCCAAGCCAAGGGGGCGCACGACCACCCGCGCCCCGAGGCCAAGGGAGCCAGTGAAGTGCGACGGTCACTGGGAGCCGGGCGACGGGTGAGGGGACTGGCGTTACTACTAGCCAGAGAAGCAGCCATCGCAGATAAGATACTGACAGGGAAACCAGACAAACAGATGACACACAAAGTGTGCAACCCACATCCACAGCCCCCGCCGCTGATACCAGACAACCAAAGAG CAGTTCAACTGACGTGCACGTGTGGCCCATTCGAATGTTCGTGTCGGTGGCGTCCCGAGCAGCCTGCGGAGAACTATGTAACGGCGGCGTGGTCCCCGGCGGAGCCCCAGTACCAGGGCTACGCCCCGCCCGCAcaccccgcgccccccgcgcccgcgcTGCAAACACAGCAGCACTACGACCCAACCGCTTTACCGGCCGACGACATCTTCCACCCAGAAGAGATATTCCAATTAGATCAGCCGATTAGACTGGACTTCCCTCTCGAAGAGCACACGCTAGAGTCTCCGCCGACGTTCGCAGATCTCAATGGCGAAAACTCCAGGCCTGAAGAAGCTTACTGGATGGATTGGCAGCGACCTGCAGGTAGTTCTGAGTCGAGTCAGACGCCATCACCCGAACTGTTTGGAGGATATCCCCAGACGGAGTTCTGTGAGCAGGGTTACATCCCTCAAGCGTATTACCCTGAGGGTGCTCAGTACTATCCAACGGAGAGAACGTCCCCATTGATGGAGACGCAGGACCAAAGATATTACCGCTACGGACAGGACTGCGCGCAGACCAACGTCCCAGACCTGCAGTCCTGGAACTACACCGACTGCGCCTTCACAAATGATATGTCCGAGTGTAAGCAGTACTTTGATGTTCAACATCAGAGTGTCAACGGATTCACCGGACTCTTATAA